Proteins encoded by one window of Rattus rattus isolate New Zealand chromosome 10, Rrattus_CSIRO_v1, whole genome shotgun sequence:
- the G0s2 gene encoding G0/G1 switch protein 2, producing MESVQELIPLAKEMMAQKSRGKLVKLYVLGSVLAFFGVVLGLVETVCSPFTAASRLRDQEAAVAELRDACEQQSLHKQALIAEGKAQEATLCTRALSLRQHAS from the coding sequence ATGGAAAGTGTGCAGGAGCTGATCCCTCTGGCTAAGGAGATGATGGCGCAGAAGTCCCGAGGGAAGCTAGTGAAGCTGTACGTGCTGGGCAGTGTGCTAGCGTTCTTCGGTGTGGTGCTCGGTCTAGTGGAGACTGTGTGCAGCCCTTTCACAGCCGCCAGCCGTCTGCGCGACCAGGAGGCTGCAGTGGCAGAGCTGCGGGACGCTTGTGAGCAGCAGTCCCTCCACAAGCAGGCCCTGATAGCAGAAGGCAAGGCACAGGAGGCGACTTTGTGCACCCGGGCCCTGTCCCTCCGGCAGCATGCCTCTTAA